A single Streptomyces sp. 2114.4 DNA region contains:
- a CDS encoding glutaminase — MDYQAVLEEVAAHARPYVRQGRVADYIPALERVSADRFGIAVADIHGDVYGVGDWETPFSVQSISKAFSLALVMSQSHDGHDDIWKRVGREPSGTPFNSLVQLEAEDGIPRNPFINAGALVVTDRLQTLTGDASTSMLHFLREESGNPDLAFDQAVADSEAEHGDRNAALAHFMASFGNLENPVPSVIEHYFWQCSIEMSCRDLAVAGGFLARHGLRADGSRLLEAREAKRINAVMLTCGTYDAAGEFAYRVGLPAKSGVGGGIIAVIPGRCTLCVWSPGLDARGNSVAGAAALDHFTTLTGWSVF; from the coding sequence ATGGACTACCAGGCCGTTCTCGAGGAGGTAGCGGCCCACGCCAGGCCGTATGTGCGACAGGGCAGGGTCGCCGACTACATACCGGCCCTGGAACGGGTGTCGGCGGACCGTTTCGGGATCGCGGTGGCCGATATCCACGGGGACGTGTACGGCGTCGGCGACTGGGAGACCCCGTTCTCCGTCCAGTCCATCTCCAAGGCCTTCTCGCTGGCGCTGGTGATGTCGCAGAGCCATGACGGTCACGACGACATCTGGAAGCGGGTGGGCCGCGAGCCGTCCGGTACGCCGTTCAACTCGCTGGTCCAGCTGGAGGCGGAGGACGGCATCCCGCGCAACCCGTTCATCAACGCGGGCGCGCTGGTGGTCACCGACCGGCTGCAGACCCTCACCGGCGATGCCAGCACCTCGATGCTGCACTTCCTGCGCGAGGAGAGCGGCAACCCGGACCTCGCCTTCGACCAGGCGGTGGCCGACTCCGAGGCCGAACACGGCGACCGTAATGCCGCGCTGGCGCATTTCATGGCGTCCTTCGGCAACCTGGAGAACCCCGTCCCCAGCGTCATCGAGCACTACTTCTGGCAGTGCTCGATCGAGATGAGCTGCCGGGACCTGGCCGTCGCCGGCGGATTCCTCGCCCGTCACGGGCTGCGCGCCGACGGCAGCCGCCTGCTGGAGGCCCGCGAGGCCAAGCGGATCAATGCGGTGATGCTGACCTGTGGGACGTATGACGCGGCGGGGGAGTTCGCCTACCGCGTCGGGCTGCCCGCGAAGAGCGGTGTCGGCGGCGGCATCATCGCCGTGATCCCGGGCCGCTGCACGCTGTGCGTATGGAGCCCCGGACTCGACGCGCGCGGAAACTCGGTGGCGGGCGCCGCGGCACTGGACCACTTCACGACGCTGACGGGATGGTCGGTGTTCTGA
- a CDS encoding helix-turn-helix domain-containing protein, whose protein sequence is MRGVSGGYRERASRLAGAVLWTRTAPPTARPVLPDGCMDLIWSEGGRLLVAGPDTGPHVPHFPRGVIPGVLPHGHEVPHGPESPQGLDGTGGAAFVGLRFAPGQGPAVFGVPARELRNRRVPLAELWPAGRARELAGRLAAARETGDGSAVGGLGGAGGVGRVLEEAAGARLQDAGATTTGGRTAAVAAALARGRPVAEVARAVALSERRLHRLSLDAFGYGPKTLTRVLRFVRALDLARSGMPRAQVAACAGYADQAHLAREVKALAGAPMGVLLAPG, encoded by the coding sequence GTGCGTGGTGTATCGGGCGGATACCGCGAGCGGGCGTCGCGGCTGGCCGGTGCGGTGCTGTGGACCCGCACGGCGCCTCCCACGGCCCGGCCGGTGCTGCCCGACGGCTGTATGGACCTGATCTGGAGCGAGGGCGGCCGGCTGCTGGTGGCCGGGCCGGACACCGGGCCGCATGTCCCGCATTTCCCGAGAGGCGTCATCCCCGGGGTTCTCCCTCATGGCCATGAGGTCCCGCACGGCCCGGAGAGCCCCCAGGGCCTGGACGGCACGGGAGGTGCCGCCTTCGTGGGGCTGCGGTTCGCACCGGGGCAGGGGCCGGCCGTCTTCGGTGTGCCGGCCCGTGAACTGCGCAACCGGCGGGTGCCGTTGGCGGAGCTGTGGCCCGCCGGCCGGGCACGGGAGCTCGCCGGGCGGCTGGCGGCGGCGCGGGAGACGGGCGACGGGAGCGCGGTAGGGGGCCTGGGCGGTGCCGGCGGCGTCGGACGCGTGCTGGAGGAGGCGGCCGGTGCCCGTCTCCAGGACGCCGGCGCCACCACGACAGGGGGCCGGACGGCCGCCGTCGCCGCGGCACTCGCCCGCGGCCGCCCCGTCGCGGAGGTGGCGAGGGCCGTCGCGCTCAGCGAGCGCCGGCTGCACCGCCTCAGCCTGGACGCGTTCGGGTACGGCCCCAAGACCCTGACCCGGGTGCTCCGGTTCGTCCGCGCGCTTGATCTGGCGCGCTCCGGAATGCCCCGTGCTCAGGTCGCGGCCTGCGCCGGATACGCGGATCAGGCGCATCTCGCCCGCGAGGTGAAGGCGCTGGCGGGGGCCCCGATGGGGGTGCTGCTCGCCCCGGGTTAG
- a CDS encoding 1-aminocyclopropane-1-carboxylate deaminase/D-cysteine desulfhydrase gives MSSVTSTAPGPLPDPHALRPRLPSPLQEIEDEPFTRRGVRLLLKRDDLIHPDLAGNKWRKLAPNLRAAAAAGDRALLTFGGAYSNHLRATAAAGRLLGFATIGVVRGDELADAPLNGSLARCAADGMQLYFLDRARYRRPDDPDVLAALHDRFGAFRVIPEGGSNSLAAQGCTELGRELHGAADTVAVACGTGGTLAGLAAGLAPGQRALGVPVLKGGDPHFLQETVGELQRAAFGGPRGDWRLDGRFHCGGYARRTPELDAFADAFEDRHGLPLERIYVAKLLYGLTTLAEEGAFSPGSTVAAVITGTP, from the coding sequence ATGAGCAGTGTGACCAGCACCGCCCCCGGCCCGCTGCCGGATCCGCACGCCCTGCGCCCGCGCCTGCCCTCGCCCCTCCAGGAGATCGAGGACGAGCCGTTCACGCGGCGCGGCGTACGGCTGCTGCTCAAGCGGGACGATCTGATCCACCCGGATCTGGCGGGCAACAAATGGCGCAAGCTGGCGCCGAACCTGCGCGCCGCGGCCGCCGCCGGTGACCGCGCGCTGCTGACCTTCGGCGGCGCGTACTCCAACCATCTGCGGGCCACCGCCGCGGCGGGCCGGCTGCTCGGCTTCGCCACCATCGGTGTGGTCCGTGGCGACGAGCTCGCCGACGCCCCGCTCAATGGGTCGCTGGCCCGCTGCGCCGCCGATGGTATGCAGCTGTACTTCCTCGACCGGGCCCGCTACCGCCGCCCCGATGACCCGGACGTGCTGGCCGCTCTGCACGACCGCTTCGGCGCGTTCCGCGTCATACCCGAGGGCGGCAGCAACTCCCTTGCCGCACAAGGCTGTACGGAGCTGGGCCGGGAGCTGCACGGCGCCGCCGACACCGTCGCGGTGGCCTGCGGAACGGGCGGCACCCTGGCCGGGCTCGCCGCGGGGCTGGCGCCGGGGCAGCGCGCCCTGGGGGTGCCCGTACTCAAGGGCGGCGACCCGCACTTCCTCCAGGAGACGGTCGGGGAACTGCAGCGCGCGGCGTTCGGCGGACCGCGCGGCGACTGGCGGCTGGACGGCCGCTTCCACTGCGGCGGATACGCCCGCCGCACCCCGGAACTGGACGCGTTCGCGGACGCCTTCGAGGACCGGCACGGCCTCCCCCTGGAGCGGATCTACGTCGCCAAGCTGCTGTACGGGCTGACGACACTGGCCGAGGAGGGCGCCTTCTCCCCCGGCAGCACGGTGGCCGCGGTGATCACTGGCACCCCCTGA
- a CDS encoding Na+/H+ antiporter — MAVMPLFLLVAGSTAVAGLARRTPVPAPLLLVTAGLAASYIPGIPDYTLDPHIVLPLVLPPLLHTAALDSSYLDLRANLRPVALLSVGYVLFATLAVGWVAYLVIPGLPLTAALVLGAVVAPPDAVAATAIARRLGLPHRITTILQGESLFNDATAITAYKVLLAAALGAGATWGDGIKEFAVASLGGIGIGVVLMVPLHWLRVRLRESALLENTLSLLIPFFAYAAAEQLHASGVLAVVVVGLYLGHRSWQVDFETRLQEAAVWKVVSFVLESAVFALIGLQLRVVLRGLGEFGAMQALWYAAVMFLAVVLARFVWVFPATYLPRALSARIRSREPDTNWKAPVVVGWAGMRGVVSLAIAFSLPATVSGGGSFPARNLVLFLTFTTVIATLVVQGLTLPPLIRALKLPGPDPQRETLAEAQAQNEASRAAEERLDELLRDERNALPGPLADRLRTIMERRRNSVWERLGAVNEVTGESADETYRRLAREMIDAERRVFVQLRDAGRIDDEMLRTLQRRLDLEEATAYREEAS; from the coding sequence ATGGCAGTGATGCCGCTGTTTTTGCTGGTCGCGGGGAGCACGGCGGTCGCCGGGCTGGCACGCCGTACCCCTGTCCCCGCGCCGCTGCTGCTGGTCACCGCGGGGCTCGCGGCGTCCTACATCCCGGGTATCCCGGACTACACCCTCGATCCGCACATCGTGCTGCCGCTGGTGCTGCCCCCACTGCTGCACACCGCGGCGCTGGACAGTTCGTACCTGGATCTGCGGGCCAATCTGCGGCCGGTGGCGCTGCTGTCGGTCGGCTATGTCCTGTTCGCGACGCTGGCGGTCGGCTGGGTGGCGTACCTGGTCATCCCGGGTCTGCCACTGACCGCCGCGCTCGTGCTGGGGGCGGTCGTCGCCCCGCCGGACGCCGTCGCGGCCACCGCCATCGCCCGCAGGCTCGGGCTGCCGCACCGGATCACCACGATCCTGCAGGGCGAATCGCTGTTCAACGACGCCACCGCGATCACCGCCTACAAGGTGCTGTTGGCCGCGGCCCTCGGGGCCGGTGCCACCTGGGGCGACGGGATCAAGGAGTTCGCCGTCGCCTCACTGGGCGGCATCGGGATCGGCGTCGTCCTGATGGTGCCGCTGCACTGGCTGCGCGTCCGGCTGCGCGAGTCGGCGCTGCTGGAGAACACCCTCTCGCTGCTCATCCCGTTCTTCGCCTACGCGGCGGCCGAGCAGCTGCACGCCTCCGGGGTGCTCGCCGTCGTCGTGGTCGGCCTCTACCTGGGGCACCGCTCCTGGCAGGTCGACTTCGAGACCCGGCTCCAGGAGGCCGCCGTGTGGAAGGTGGTCTCCTTCGTCCTGGAGTCCGCCGTCTTCGCGCTGATCGGGCTGCAACTGCGGGTCGTGCTACGCGGGCTGGGGGAGTTCGGCGCGATGCAGGCCCTCTGGTACGCGGCCGTGATGTTCCTCGCCGTGGTCCTGGCACGCTTCGTGTGGGTCTTTCCCGCGACCTATCTGCCCCGTGCCCTGTCGGCCCGGATCCGTAGCCGTGAGCCGGACACGAACTGGAAGGCCCCGGTCGTCGTCGGCTGGGCCGGGATGCGCGGCGTGGTGTCGCTGGCCATTGCGTTCTCCCTCCCCGCCACCGTGTCCGGCGGCGGGTCCTTCCCGGCCCGCAACCTCGTGCTCTTCCTGACCTTCACCACCGTCATCGCCACCCTGGTCGTCCAGGGGCTGACGCTGCCCCCGCTGATCCGCGCGCTGAAGCTGCCGGGACCGGACCCCCAGAGGGAGACGCTTGCCGAGGCGCAGGCGCAGAACGAGGCCTCGCGGGCCGCCGAGGAGCGGCTGGATGAGCTGTTGCGGGACGAGCGCAACGCCCTGCCCGGACCGCTCGCCGACCGATTGCGCACGATCATGGAGCGGCGCCGCAACTCCGTGTGGGAGCGGCTGGGCGCGGTCAACGAGGTGACCGGGGAGTCGGCCGACGAGACCTACCGGCGGCTGGCCCGCGAGATGATCGACGCCGAGCGGCGGGTGTTCGTCCAGCTGCGGGACGCCGGCCGGATCGATGACGAGATGCTGCGGACGCTGCAGCGCAGGCTGGATCTGGAGGAGGCGACGGCCTACCGGGAGGAGGCTTCGTAG